TTAACAATAAATACCAAGGCCTTATCTACGAAAACGAAGTTTTTCAAGAATTGCTGAAAGGCGATAAAATGAAAGGATTTGTAAAGGAAGTCAGAGAAGATGGCAAAATTGATATCAGTCTCAGGAAAACCGGCATGGACCAACTTGAAGACGGCGCTTCCAAAATAATAGAACGATTAAAGCTCAACAATGGCAAGCTCAATATTCATGACAAAAGTGCTCCGGAAGAAATACAAATGATGCTCCAAATGAGCAAAAAGAACTTCAAACGTTCCCTAGGTATTCTATATAAGCAGAAGTTAGTCAAACTTCATCCTGATAGTATCGAACTGATATAACTAAAAAGCCCTCTCAATCTACTGAGAAGGCCAACTTGAACTTGAAATGTACCTACCTAAGGTACAGGTTGATATGAACCTACCGAAATCTAGTGGTTTGAATCGTTCAATTAGTGATCAGTGGAATGCTCTGCAATGTGCTTTTTGAAAGATCTGGAGGAGTTTAACACAGCGCCATTTCGCAAGGTAAATTTAAATTCATTGTTGCCTTGATAACTCTGCTTTTCAATCCATTGTTTACTAAGGATGTAGGTTCGGTGAATACGCATAAAATGCATAGGATCCAGCTCTGATTCCAAAACATTCATCCCTATTCTATACAAGTAATCCTTTTTCTCAGTTACTAACTTCACGTAATTACCTTGCGCCTCCATATAGATAACCTCTTCTACCATCACCTCATTTTCAAAACCCTTTTCTTTAATCAAAAATGATCTCCTAAACTTGCCTTTAGACTCATCAAAAGTCTTAAGTAAAGATTTCATTTGACTGGCTAGTAGACTGGATTGGTCTGAAGCTATTCGATCCCGAACCAATTCTAATGTATCACTAAGTCTATCCTCGTCAAATGGTTTGAGCAAATAGTCCAAAGCATGCACATCGAAAGCCTTCAGCGCATAATGATCATAGGCCGTTGTGAACACTATATGAGGGACTTTGTCCAAATTGTTAATTACACCAAAACCGTCAAGGTCCGGCATTTGAATATCCAAAAACACCACATCAGGTGCTTTAATCTTAATAACTTCAACTCCCAGTTCGCCATTTTTGGCTTCCGCAACTACCTCAAAGTCAGAATGCTCCGCTAGTAGTTTTTTTAATCGTTCTCGAGCTAAAAACTCATCATCAACAATTACACACCTAATCATACACTCAAAGGAATTCTAATTTCAGATCTAAAATGTTGGTTGTCAATTTTTTTAAAATCGCAAAAGTATTGATTCATATAGTTTTGTTCCAACCTCTTCTTAACGTTTTGAAGTCCAATACCAAAACCGGTTTGACTTTTTGAGTTAAAGCCCTTCTCATCAAAATTATTGACTTCCAACTTGAGCCATGATTCAGGTGAACCATTTTGATACGGCATTGCAGAAATTATAATATTGCTCCTTCCGGCACTTTTGGATACACCATGTTTGATACAGTTTTCTATGAGCGGCTGTAGAATCAAATTAGGGACTTTACATTCAGTCAAATTTTCACTTATATCAAAATCGACCTTCATTCTATCCTGAAATCTGATTTGTTCAAGTTCAAGGTAGTTTCGGATAAAGTCAATTTCTTGTTTCAAGGTGACCAATTCGACTTCATCGTGTGCCAGCATACTTCTGAGTAAGTCTCCCACTTTAGTAATCATTCGTTGCGCCTTTTTCACGTCAATATCAATCATCGAAGAAATAGAATGGAGCGTATTAAAAATAAAATGTGGATGCAATTGCATTTTCAAAGCATTAAGTTGAGCTTTTGCTAAATCTCGTTCCTTATTAGCCAGCTTCTTTTGATAATCAAGCGCCATAAACAATCCAATCATGACCACACCCTCAATCAAACTGGTGAACGAACCAGACACAAGATCTGAGCGATTATTACCACCAAAAAAATCACGCATGTAACCCACCTGCATGTAGTAACTAAGGTTGTAAAGCCACAGAGACAAGGCATTTTGTATGACTGTGATTCCAATCAGCAAAAACACATAAATAAGTGTGCTCAATCGAAGTACTTGTTGAGAAGAAGAAATTTCACTTCCCAATAGCAACAGCCATGGACTCAAGATAGCCCATATGATGTTACGAATTAAAAGCTTTGTAGTGATGGCCAACCAGCTAAATTCAAAGTCGAATCCACTGGTCAGATGATAGGCATATTGTTGAAAGAGTTGGAAAACTGTAACAAAAGCCACCAGCATCATAAGTGTTGCCAAGGAAATTGGCAATCTCTCAAAATAGGCTTTCGTTCTGTTTATATTTCGCACTTTAGTCTGTCAATGAAATACTAAAGATACGATAAGACTAAACTTGGGGTGTCTTAACTGTGATAATTTGCATAAAAAGTGATAATAAGCCTGTCGGCTTATTATCACTTTTTTATTAAGCTTCTTTTGGAACTTCGTCTGTTTCTTCTGAAACAGCCTCGACTATCTCCTCTTTAGCTTCTTTTAGAGTAATTTCCAAATTGTATTGCTTATCCATTGAGAATTCATAAGTAGCCCCTTGTGACAAGTCCGAAGCGGTCATGGACTGATCCAATACGGCAAACAAACTTTTGGCTACCATCGAAGTTTTCACCTCTTTGCTCGGACGGCCGTTAGACAATTCCATGGTAAAAGAGTGCCCACCTTTCTCTTTTGGGTTGATATCATGAAATTCGTGCTTCTGAAACTTATATTGCTGTGGTTTGTCCG
The sequence above is drawn from the Reichenbachiella sp. genome and encodes:
- a CDS encoding LytTR family DNA-binding domain-containing protein; translation: MIRCVIVDDEFLARERLKKLLAEHSDFEVVAEAKNGELGVEVIKIKAPDVVFLDIQMPDLDGFGVINNLDKVPHIVFTTAYDHYALKAFDVHALDYLLKPFDEDRLSDTLELVRDRIASDQSSLLASQMKSLLKTFDESKGKFRRSFLIKEKGFENEVMVEEVIYMEAQGNYVKLVTEKKDYLYRIGMNVLESELDPMHFMRIHRTYILSKQWIEKQSYQGNNEFKFTLRNGAVLNSSRSFKKHIAEHSTDH
- a CDS encoding sensor histidine kinase; amino-acid sequence: MRNINRTKAYFERLPISLATLMMLVAFVTVFQLFQQYAYHLTSGFDFEFSWLAITTKLLIRNIIWAILSPWLLLLGSEISSSQQVLRLSTLIYVFLLIGITVIQNALSLWLYNLSYYMQVGYMRDFFGGNNRSDLVSGSFTSLIEGVVMIGLFMALDYQKKLANKERDLAKAQLNALKMQLHPHFIFNTLHSISSMIDIDVKKAQRMITKVGDLLRSMLAHDEVELVTLKQEIDFIRNYLELEQIRFQDRMKVDFDISENLTECKVPNLILQPLIENCIKHGVSKSAGRSNIIISAMPYQNGSPESWLKLEVNNFDEKGFNSKSQTGFGIGLQNVKKRLEQNYMNQYFCDFKKIDNQHFRSEIRIPLSV